TTCCATTATAAAACATGCCATTGGGCTGTGGGCCGTATTTCGAAATAACCCGGCCTTCCACAGGCCAGATGAATTTTCCCCTTTCAACACCCTCCTGTTTGCGAATCGGGGTCCCTTTATTCCTGTCATTGATTTGTCTGGCTTTTTCTTGTATTTCGCCTTGCTTCTCCAACTTCCCCTGAAAGGGAGTGGACTGCCCCTCTTCCTTTTCTTTGGGTTTTTGAGTGACTTCCTTCGCAGCGGGTGCTTCGGCCGGTACAAAGAGAACCATGCCCTCTTTGATCAATGTATTTGTCAGATTGTTCGAATCGGATAATTCTTTCACGCTTATCCGATTGGCCTTAGCAATACTATACAATGTGTCACCTGGCTTGATGACATAATAGTATCCTTTTCTCGATTCTGGTTTTGCGTAATCCCGAACGCATCCGAAAAGAACTAAAATAATGAGAGGAATTAAAATTATATGCTTGTGAAGTCTTCCCATTTTCGCTACAAAATTTATTATTTGCACTGGTCCCGATTTCGATTTATTGAGTCACTGTCATCAGTATACTGTGCTGCCCCAGGCGAAATCTCCAATTAGATCAACAAAACGGCATCCGCCTAGGTTATCCTGCCTGATATCACTGAGATCTTCCGATAACCTCGTCACCTTGTAGAGAGTCTGCATCCGATGGTCACCGATAGGCAGAACGATTCTGCCGCCAACAACGAGTTGGGATAGTAAGTTGTTCGGCAAAGTCGGTCCACTCGCCGTAACAATAATCGAATGAAACGGGGCCTCCTCTTTCCATCCGTAGGTGCCGTCTCCGACACGGATAGCCACATTGAAATAACCCAGGGCATCCAGACATTTCCTCGCCCCGGATGCCAAATTCGCGATCCTCTCGATGGAAAAAACCTGATCAGCCAGTTCCGCCAAGATGGCTGTCTGGTATCCCGAACCCGTTCCTATCTCCAATACCTTATCCTTCTTCGTTATTTCCATA
This Deltaproteobacteria bacterium DNA region includes the following protein-coding sequences:
- a CDS encoding LysM peptidoglycan-binding domain-containing M23 family metallopeptidase; protein product: MYSIAKANRISVKELSDSNNLTNTLIKEGMVLFVPAEAPAAKEVTQKPKEKEEGQSTPFQGKLEKQGEIQEKARQINDRNKGTPIRKQEGVERGKFIWPVEGRVISKYGPQPNGMFYNGIRIETKTETVVLAASGGQVIFSALLKDYGETVIIKHDQNYATVYTHLGKRLVQIDQLVKKGQKIGLSVPGPSGKGSIDFEIRHHNKTKDPLLFLP
- a CDS encoding protein-L-isoaspartate(D-aspartate) O-methyltransferase; translated protein: MKDLFQKQRIKMVETQIRSRGITSPAVLAAMETIPRHIFIDEALQAQAYQDNPLPIGEGQTISQPYIVALMTQAMEITKKDKVLEIGTGSGYQTAILAELADQVFSIERIANLASGARKCLDALGYFNVAIRVGDGTYGWKEEAPFHSIIVTASGPTLPNNLLSQLVVGGRIVLPIGDHRMQTLYKVTRLSEDLSDIRQDNLGGCRFVDLIGDFAWGSTVY